The following nucleotide sequence is from Lysobacter panacisoli.
AGCAGGCGCAGGAAGACTTCCGCGAGCGGTTCGCCGGCGAGCGGACTCAGATCGGCCAGCGCATAGGGAATGTAGTCGCGACGTCCGCCGAGTCCACCGAAAACCGCTTCGATGTGCGGACGGTACGGATCGATGTCGGGCGCTAGCACCGCGATCTCGCGCGCCTGCAATGGCGGGTCGAAGCGACGGCCTTCCGGCAGCGCGTTGTCGAGCAGCGCGCGCAGCCGATCGTGCAGCACCTGCACTTCGCGCAGGCGCGTGTGGCACGCGTGGACCTGCAGGCTGGGGTCGTCGCGATCGACGCGCGCGCGCCACGGCCGTGGCGCACGACGGTGCAGCAGGTCGCGCTGCAGGCGGCCGAGCAGGCTGTCGCGTTCGGGCTCGTCGTCGTCCAGCGCCTCGGGATCGGCATAGCGTTCGACTTCGAGCGAGGGATGCACCACCTCGTAGCTGCCGAGCACCGCCATGAAGTCGCGACCCGCCGCGCCCCAGTTGGCCAGCAGCGGGTTTTCGTCGTCGCCGGCGGTCGGGTCGTCGCGCAGGCGCTGGCCCCAGGTCGGCAGGTCGCCCCAATAGCGGCGCGACGGTGTGGGCACATAGAAATGCAGCGTGCCGGCGCGGGCCTGGGTCGAGATCACGCGCAGCACGTCGGGCGAGATGTTGAGCGTGGCGAAGGCGAACAGCCGCTTCGGCATGCCGGCCGGCAACGGGCCGGCCGGCGCGCCGAAGCGCGCGAGGTAGTCGTCGATGCGGCGCGCGCGATGGCGCCGGCCGGCGGCCACGCGTCGCCACAAGGCCGCCTGCGCGTCGTCGCCGTCGCGCGCGCTTTCCCACGACAGCAGCCAGTCGCGGCGCCAGGCCTGGTACTTCTCGAAGATCGAGGCGAGTTCGCCCGACAGCGCCCACGGCTTGAGCGGATCGCCGCCGCGCAGGTACTCGCGCAACGGCGCGAAGGCGCGTCCGCCAAGTGCGGCCGGATCCGACAACTGCGCGTACAGACGCCATTGCAGCGCGGCCGCATCGAGGTCGTCGCTGGCGCCGGTGACGTTGGCATCGAGCGCCTCGCGCACGAATTCGCCCGGGGTGAGGAAGCGCAGGTTCGCCGCCACGCCCTGCCGCTGCGCCAGGGTCGACTGCAGCCAGCGCCGCATCGCGACCTGCGGGATCAGCACCACGTCGGGCGCCAGCAGCGGCCGTCCGGGCACCGGCTCGCGCAGGTGTACCGCCAGCAGCTCGGCCAGCACGTCCAGTGCGTTGGAATGGTAGAGACGGAAGTCGGGGCGGCCGGGCATCGCGGCTATCTTGCCGGAGCGCCGTCGCGATAGCCGAGACGGGGCGTGGGCACGATTAAGACCGCCCCAAAATCCGCGCCCGAGAATCCCCCGGGAAATCGGCGAGTTGCTCGACGTTCGGCGCGGATGCCGGCGAAGGTCGAGCCAACTCGCCGAACCTGCCACAATGTCGTCTTCCGGTTCCCGTTCAGCCACCTCCGGCCAAGCTGCCGCACTTCGTTCCGGCAGCCCGGTTGCCTACGTCCAGCGCGCATGACCCAAGAAGGTCCCATCGTCCGGCTCAGCCAACTCCGCCTCGATCGTGGCGGACGCACCGTGCTGCGCGACATCAACCTGGACGTGCCACGCGGAAGCATCGTCGCGGTGCTCGGTCCGTCGGGCAGCGGCAAGTCCACCCTGCTCTCGGCGCTGACCGGTGAACTCACGCCGGCGTCGGGCACGGTCGAAGTGCTCGGCCAGCCGGTGCCGCAGGGCCGTCGCGCGCTGCTCGAACTGCGCAAGGGGATCGGCGTGCTGCTGCAGGGCAACGGCCTGCTGACCGACCTCACCGCGGCCGAGAACGTCGCCCTGCCCCTGCGCGCGCACACGAACCTGCCCGACGCGGTGATCCGCCGGCTGGTGCTGATGAAGCTGCACGCGGTCGGCCTGCGCGCCGCCGCGGACGCTTTCCCGCGCGAGCTGTCCGGCGGCATGGCCCGTCGCGTCGCGCTGGCGCGCGCGCTGGCACTGGATCCGCCGCTGATGATCTACGACGAGCCGCTCACCGGCCTGGACCCGATCGCCTCCGGCGTGGTGATGGACCTGGTGCGCCGCCTCAACGACACCCTCGGCCTGACCAGCATCGTGGTGACCCACCACGTGCACGAAACCCTGCCCGTCGCCGACCACGCCATCGTGATCGCCAATGGCGCGATCGTCTTTTCCGGCACGCCGGCTCAGCTGGAAACCAGCGACGATCCGCTGGTGCGCCAGTTCCTCAAGGGCGAACCGGACGGTCCCATCGCATTCGATGCCGCACCGCGCACTCCGGAGGCCGCCTGATGCCTTTCGTCGCCGCCACCCGTTCGCTGGGCCGCGCCGGCCTGTTCTCGCTGTCGGTCCTGCGCGCCTCCAGGCCGACCGCCGACTTCTGGCGTGAGCTGATCCGCGAGATCTACAAGATCGGTGCACGTTCGCTTCCGATCATCGCTGTTGGCGGCGCCTTCGTCGGCCTTTCGGTGACGCTGCTGGGCTATCGCGCGCTCGAAACGTACGGCGCGACGGCCCAGGTCAGCGCCCTGCTCGGCCTGGGTCTTTACCGCGAACTCGGCCCGGTCCTGACCGCCCTGCTCTTCATCGGCCGCGCCGGCAGCTCGATCGCCGCCGAACTGGGCCTGATGCGCGCCACCGACCAGATCACCGCGCTGGGCCTGATGGCCATCGACCCGGTCGGCAAGGCCGTCGCGCCGCGCTTCTGGGCGGCGGTGCTGTGCGTGCCGCTGCTGACCGGTTTCTTCTGCAGCCTCGCGATCACCGCCAGCTACTTCGAATCGGTCCACGTGATCGGCCTGGACAACGGCACGTTCTGGCAGGTGCTGCGCGACAGCGTCGATTTCGTCGACGACTTCGTGATGGCCTTCGTGAAGTCGGCGGTGTTCGGCGGCACGGCGGCGCTGGTGGCGGCCTACGTGGGCTTCCACGCCGAGCCGACCATCGAGGGCACGTCGGTCGCGACGACCCGCGCCGTGGTCAACGCTTCGCTGCTGGTGCTGATGTTCAACTTCGTCATGTCCGCTTTCCTGTTCCAGTAAGACTGATCAGTAAGGCGACTTCCAGGAATCCCCGCATGAGTTCCCGCGCTCCCCGTATCGAATTCGCCGTCGGCGCCTTCCTCCTGCTGGCGCTCGCCTCCCTCCTCGTACTCGCGCTGGCCTCCACCAACGGGCGCTGGGGCATGGGTGGCGATACCTACGAATTGACCGCACGTTTCTCGACGATCGGCGCACTTCGACCCAACGCCCCGATCAAGATCGGTGGCGTGTCGATCGGACATGTCGCCCGGATCGACGTAGATCCCGTCAAGTTCGACACCGTTGTGACCCTGGCCGTGAACAAGCGCTACGACAAGCTGCCCGCCGACACCGCGGCCAGCATCCTGACCAGCGGCCTGCTCGGCGAGAGCTACCTGAACCTGGCGCCGGGCGGCGACCCGGAGAACCTGAAGCCGGGCGACGAGATCTACCTGACCCAGTCGGCCGTGGACCTGATCCAGCTGGTGGGCAAGTACATGTTCAGCGGCGGTGGCGCCAAGCCTGCCGACAATGCCGCGCAGGGCGCCGGCCAGGCCGATGTTCCCGACTACCTCCAGGGCGAAGCCGCCCCCAAGGACGAGACCAAGTAACCATGACGCGTACTCCCCACCGTTCGCTGACCCTCCTGATCGCCGCCGCGCTGGCCGTGGCCGCCCCGGCCGCCGTGCTCGCGCAGACCGCGCCCGCCGCCGCCGCGACCACCGCCCCGGCCGGCTCGCCGAGCCAGCTGGTGCTGAGCAACAGCACCCGCATCCTGGCGACGCTGGAGTCGCGCCGCGCCGAGTTCACCCAGAACCGGGCCGCGCTGCGCGAGTTCGTCGCCAGCGAGTTCAACAACATGTTCGACCGCGACTACTCCGCGCGCATGGTGCTGGGCGTGCACGCTCGCGGCGCGTCGGACGCCGACGTGAAGGTCTTCGCCGATGCGCTGGCCGACAGCCTGATGCAGCGCTACGGCTCCTCGCTGCTGGACCTCAACAGCAAGCTCAAGGTCCGGGTGAAGTCTGAAACCCCGCTGCGCGGTGGCGCGATCGTGAAGGTGTCCAGCGAATACCTGCGCCAGGGCAACGAGCCGGTGCCGGTCGACTACCTGATGCGCAAGGTCGGCACGCAGTGGAAGGTGTTCGACGTGATGGTGGAAGGCGTCAGCTTCGTGCAGACCTTCCGCAACCAGTTCGATGCACCGCTGAAGCAGAAGTCGATTCCGCAGGTCGCGGCCGACATCAAGGCCGGCAAGCTGCAGGCCGAAGCGGCCAGCAACTGATCATGGCCACGGTACGCCAGGACGGCGACACCCTCGCCTTCGCAGGCGCGCTCGATCGCGCCTGTGTCGTCGCGCTGTGGCCGCAGGTCCGCAACGCGTCGGCGCGCCGGCTCGACCTGACCGCCGTGGACACCGTCGACAGCGCCGGCCTGGCCCTGCTGGCCGAGTTGTGCGAACGCCTGGGCATCGCCGAAGTCGTCGGCGAGCCTTCCGGCCTGGCCGAACTGCGTACCGCATACCGCCTCGACCGCAATCTCGCGTTCGCCGGCTGATCCTGGCGACACTCCGTTCCGGTCGTGGCCGCATGCGGCGCGGCCGGGCGCCCCCCGAGCCCCTTACACTGCGACCATGCGCCCCCACGCACCCCTACTCGCGTTCGTGCTCGCCAGCGTGCCGCTGATCGGCGACGCGCAGATCCTCGTTCGTCCGTTGTCGGGCCAGCAGCGCGAGGCCTTCGAGCGCTGCATGAAGGAAGCCGGGCAGGACGCGGCCAAGGTGCGCGAGTGCGCGAAGATGACGTTGGACGGCGAGACCACGCCGCGTACGCCGGAAACGCCCACGACGACGCAGCCCACGCCTGAAACGCCGGTTGCGCCGCCCCCGGAACAGCCGACGCCGGTCGAACCGCTGCCGCCCGATGCGCCGCGGCCGACCGATATCCCGCCGACGCCAGTGCCGCCGACGGAGCCCGAACCGAGCCCGCCTGCGCCGCCGGAAGACACGCGCACGCAGGCCGAGCGCGACTACGACGCGATCTACGGCGCCGAGCAGGACTACGGCGATCCGAACCTGCCCGAGCCCGTGTCGACGCCCAAGAGCTACGACCCCTGGGAGCGCTACAACCGGCAGATGCACCGCTTCAACAACGCGGTCGACCGCACCGTCGCGCGACCGCTCGCGCGCGGCTACGTGAAGGTCGTGCCGCGTCCGTTCCGCCTGGGTGTGAGCAACTTCTTCAACAACCTCGGCCAGCCGGTCTCGGCGATCAACGCGCTGCTGCAGGGCAAGCCCAAGCAGGCCGGGCAGTCGATGGGCCGCTTCCTGCTCAATTCGACGCTGGGTATCGGCGGCATCTTCGATCCGGCCTCCGACGCCAAGCTGCCGAACAAGAGCGAGGACTTCGGCCAGACGCTCGGCACGTGGGGCTGGAAGAAGTCACGTTACTTCGAGTTGCCATTGTTCGGCCCGCGCACGCTGCGCGACACCTTCGGCATGGTCGGCGATGCGCCGCTGAGTCCGATCCGCCAGATCGAGGCCGACAAGACGCGCATCCCGCTGCAGGGTCTGCAGCTGGTCGACGTGCGCTCGCAGCTGCTCGCCACCGACAGCTTCCGCGAAGGTGCGGAGGACGATTACGCACTGGTGCGCGATGCATGGATCCAGCGCCGCGATTACCAGATCTTCGGCGACCGCATGAAGGAAGACGACGACTCGCTGCCGGATTACCTGCGCGACGACACCAATCCGCAGGTGCCGGTCGACGCGATGCCGGTGATGCCGACCGACGGCGGTTGAGCGCTACGAACGAGTAACGAAAAAGCCCCGGCAATGCCGGGGCTTTTTTTATCGCTGCGTTCCGGGGCAGGGCGCCCGCGGATCAGTCGTTCGAGGCCGGCCGCTCCAGCGGCAGCGGCAACTCCGGCTCGTCCGGTGTCAGTTCCGCCGAAAGCACCTTCTTTCCCTTCACGCCCAGCTCGACCAGTCGCTGCGCGCGCGGGATGACCGCGTGCTTGGACTCGGACAGCTTGCTGCGCGCATCGGTGAACGCGGTATGCGCATCGGTGAGCTTGCGACCGACCACGTCGAACTCCGTCACGAAGCTCTGCAGCGCATCCAGGACCAGTCCGCCGGCCTTGCTGATCTCGATGGCCTGGCGCTGGACCTTGTCGCGCGTCCACAAGCGCTCGATCACGCGCAACACCGCCATCAGCGTATTGGGCGAGGCGAACACGATGCCGCGCGCGAACGCATCGGTCTGCAGTTGCGCATCGGAACCCAGCGCGGCCGACAGCGCGCCTTCGATCGGCACGAAAGCGACGGTGACCTCCAGCGCGGAATCGCCGACGGCGCGCGGGTAGTTCTTGTCAGCCAGGTCCTTCATGTGCTGGCGCAGCGCGACCGCGTGGCGACGCAGCGCGTCTTCGTGCTCTTCCGGCGTCTCGGCGTTCATCGCCTGCTGCCAGTCGATCAGGTTGACCTTGCTGTCGACCACGATGCGGCGATCGCCCGGCAGGCGCACCACCACGTCCGGGCGCAGCTTACGGCCTTCGTCGTCCTCGCTGGTGGCCTGTCGTTCGTAGTGCGTGCCTTCTTCCAGCCCGGAACCGCGCAACACGCTTTCCAGCATCAGTTCGCCCCAGTCGCCACGGACCTTGGCGCTGCCCTTGAGCGCGCGCGACAGGGCAGAGGCCTGCGTCGCCATGTCCTGGTTCAACGTCTTCAGCTCGTTCACCGCGCCGGCCAGCGCCGCACGCTCCTTCGCTTCTTCGCCGTACACCGTGTCGACGCGGGAGCGGAATGCGTTGAGCTGGTCCGCGAACGGCTTGAGCAGTGTTTCGATGTCGGACTTCGACTGCTGCGTCGCGGTGCGCACGTTGCTCTCGAACTGCGCACCACGCTCCTCGAAGGTCTTGCCGGCGAGTTCGGCGAACGTCGCCGAGAGCTTCGACTGCGCGTGTTCGAGGAAGCCCTTGACCTCGGCCTTTGCCTGTTCCGCGTGGACCAGGTTCGCTTCGGTCTGGGCCTGGCGTTCGCGCAACTGCAGCAGCTCGCTGCGCATGCGCGCCAGTTCGTCGCGATCGGCAGCGAGG
It contains:
- a CDS encoding ABC transporter ATP-binding protein, which produces MTQEGPIVRLSQLRLDRGGRTVLRDINLDVPRGSIVAVLGPSGSGKSTLLSALTGELTPASGTVEVLGQPVPQGRRALLELRKGIGVLLQGNGLLTDLTAAENVALPLRAHTNLPDAVIRRLVLMKLHAVGLRAAADAFPRELSGGMARRVALARALALDPPLMIYDEPLTGLDPIASGVVMDLVRRLNDTLGLTSIVVTHHVHETLPVADHAIVIANGAIVFSGTPAQLETSDDPLVRQFLKGEPDGPIAFDAAPRTPEAA
- a CDS encoding MlaE family lipid ABC transporter permease subunit → MPFVAATRSLGRAGLFSLSVLRASRPTADFWRELIREIYKIGARSLPIIAVGGAFVGLSVTLLGYRALETYGATAQVSALLGLGLYRELGPVLTALLFIGRAGSSIAAELGLMRATDQITALGLMAIDPVGKAVAPRFWAAVLCVPLLTGFFCSLAITASYFESVHVIGLDNGTFWQVLRDSVDFVDDFVMAFVKSAVFGGTAALVAAYVGFHAEPTIEGTSVATTRAVVNASLLVLMFNFVMSAFLFQ
- a CDS encoding MlaC/ttg2D family ABC transporter substrate-binding protein, which produces MTRTPHRSLTLLIAAALAVAAPAAVLAQTAPAAAATTAPAGSPSQLVLSNSTRILATLESRRAEFTQNRAALREFVASEFNNMFDRDYSARMVLGVHARGASDADVKVFADALADSLMQRYGSSLLDLNSKLKVRVKSETPLRGGAIVKVSSEYLRQGNEPVPVDYLMRKVGTQWKVFDVMVEGVSFVQTFRNQFDAPLKQKSIPQVAADIKAGKLQAEAASN
- the rmuC gene encoding DNA recombination protein RmuC, which translates into the protein MDTAIYVAAAAIVLMLAWVGWLLLRLGGRQGGDTPHAELASLREMEREKAIELGALRVRLSEREAGLDASAREVARLNGELEQAQLRAERHTTASAELSAGLRAKDAELLDAQSRLAADRDELARMRSELLQLRERQAQTEANLVHAEQAKAEVKGFLEHAQSKLSATFAELAGKTFEERGAQFESNVRTATQQSKSDIETLLKPFADQLNAFRSRVDTVYGEEAKERAALAGAVNELKTLNQDMATQASALSRALKGSAKVRGDWGELMLESVLRGSGLEEGTHYERQATSEDDEGRKLRPDVVVRLPGDRRIVVDSKVNLIDWQQAMNAETPEEHEDALRRHAVALRQHMKDLADKNYPRAVGDSALEVTVAFVPIEGALSAALGSDAQLQTDAFARGIVFASPNTLMAVLRVIERLWTRDKVQRQAIEISKAGGLVLDALQSFVTEFDVVGRKLTDAHTAFTDARSKLSESKHAVIPRAQRLVELGVKGKKVLSAELTPDEPELPLPLERPASND
- a CDS encoding anti-sigma B factor antagonist, giving the protein MATVRQDGDTLAFAGALDRACVVALWPQVRNASARRLDLTAVDTVDSAGLALLAELCERLGIAEVVGEPSGLAELRTAYRLDRNLAFAG
- the mlaD gene encoding outer membrane lipid asymmetry maintenance protein MlaD codes for the protein MSSRAPRIEFAVGAFLLLALASLLVLALASTNGRWGMGGDTYELTARFSTIGALRPNAPIKIGGVSIGHVARIDVDPVKFDTVVTLAVNKRYDKLPADTAASILTSGLLGESYLNLAPGGDPENLKPGDEIYLTQSAVDLIQLVGKYMFSGGGAKPADNAAQGAGQADVPDYLQGEAAPKDETK
- a CDS encoding MlaA family lipoprotein, with the translated sequence MTLDGETTPRTPETPTTTQPTPETPVAPPPEQPTPVEPLPPDAPRPTDIPPTPVPPTEPEPSPPAPPEDTRTQAERDYDAIYGAEQDYGDPNLPEPVSTPKSYDPWERYNRQMHRFNNAVDRTVARPLARGYVKVVPRPFRLGVSNFFNNLGQPVSAINALLQGKPKQAGQSMGRFLLNSTLGIGGIFDPASDAKLPNKSEDFGQTLGTWGWKKSRYFELPLFGPRTLRDTFGMVGDAPLSPIRQIEADKTRIPLQGLQLVDVRSQLLATDSFREGAEDDYALVRDAWIQRRDYQIFGDRMKEDDDSLPDYLRDDTNPQVPVDAMPVMPTDGG